Below is a genomic region from Balaenoptera acutorostrata chromosome 9, mBalAcu1.1, whole genome shotgun sequence.
AGGGTGGCAGTGGTGATGGTCATGGTGGCCAGCAGCATTGGGAATCTACATTTGTGGTACCCCAGGCATAGCGCCCCTCACATACAATCTCAACTCTCCAACTGCAGAAGTCTGCCTTTTCTTCATACGTGAGATTTCTTCTGAACGTGCAAACTATTTTCTAGTCCCCAATTTAGCAAGAGTCTGGGATTTGACCTAGTGGTGAGCACGGCATGGAACTGAGGTAGATCCAAACTTTCCTATTCCCAGACACAGAAGGCAAACCATCCATTCATGTTTTTTCTAACAAGAATCACTTCAATCATAGAGCACAAGGAAAGAAGAatacagtcttttcttttttcagtttctaaaCAGCCGTCAGGCTCTAAAAACTAGAATTATTTTCTCTGGCACTCAACTTTATGAGAAAAAGGTAGATGAGAAACACGTAACTATCAGGGATTTATTCCAAAGAGCAACTTGGTGAGGACGCCAGAAGGTTTAGAAAGATTCAAGTCAATTTCCCCTTCCAACTTCTGGTGTTTTCCTACCCAACAAGAATCGATATTTAGGAACAgaggtcctcctgtatagcacagggaactatattcaatatcctgtgataaacaataatggaaaagaatatgaaaaagaatgtatatatgtataactgaatcacttttgctgtacagcagaaattaacacaacactatgaatcaactatacttcaataaaattttaaaaaatatttaggaagagAGCTCCAAATCTTTGTATGGATCACGAAGTATCTTCAAAGATCAAAATTGGTTCAGCATCCAGTTGTATTTAGTTGTTCTGAAAGCTGGAGTTTGAAATAAGATATATATGGCAACTCTTAGTGAATCATAACAATCCATTCCCCCTGAGATGTTTACGCTATATCATTGTTTAGGTAAAGCTAAATGGAGCCAGCTAATTCCCAACACCAATTACTTCTAGTCAGGTCTCCCCATTTTAAGTATTTTGCAGTAACACCCAATGGCTTGATCCACTCCCAGAATCCTGTCCCCACACAACAATCCCTGTATGAAGAGGCATGCCTGTCCCGTTACACGGCTGCGGGTGAACAAGAGCCCTTCCTGGAACAGAAGGCTTCCAGGGAGTGAAAAATCTTTCTATTTGAAGTAGTTTCCAGGTCACTACTTCATTGGGGGGGGGAGGCACAGAGTATGTCAGAAGGGGGATGGAAAATGCATAGCACAGGCTGATCtgtaaacactagtgcttatttGACAGCTTTTCAAATCAGACCCTTTGAAGCAAtcaagggggtgggtgggtagtgGTGGTGGAGGGGTGGTTCTGGACTGAAACTTTCATGATGATAATGGATTGTTTTTATTCCAAACTCTTTGCTGACCTTGGGTATTGGCTAGATAAGCACTAAGACAATACTTTTCAGACCTCACCCACTGTGTCTTATCCAGTGCACCATATTTTCTAGCTGGGTCAGGAAATGACTATCAGTTCCAActcaagagagaaaaataacccAAGGGGCATCCATTTTGTTGGAGGGGATAGACAAAGGCCAGGCTCAGACACTCTCACCCAGTGGCTATGCCTCCGATGGAAAGGAAGCTGCCCCAGTCACTGAGGCAGAGATGAGAAAAGACTGACCAAGAAGAGGCTGGGCTCTGTACTCTCACATGCATTGAGGTCTCTGGGCTGGGAAGGTCTTTGGGTCATGCATCCGCCCACTAGATGGTCACCCGGACTCAGAACACCACGCAGCCAGCCCTTGGCATGGCTGGAGGCCTCAGACTCTTAGGAGGGATGTCCCCACCTTAAGCTGAAATTGGCTGCCCATTCATTTCCATCCACTGGCCCTAGTTTCACCTTCCTGTATGACATGCTAGCCCCACAATCCCCACtgaagccaagaaaaagaaactgaaatcttttCCATCTGAAGTTGACAAGTCTCTTCATCTCTCTGTCCCCTTTGCTTTCAACTTGgcccctttccctccccaggaccagagggcgAGGCCAGCCAGTCACTGCTTAGTACCCTGACCTTGGTGGGAAAGACCCTAGGCCCGGTTTCACAGAATCTCTGTATCTCCTGGAGATCGGATAATCTTGATTTCCATGACCATGCTTTTTGGTCAAGAATGGCAGAGGATGACCTGGATTCCCAGATCTGGTTAAAGCAGGCTGGAATCTTCCAGAAAGTGgatggatccctggtcaggacaTGGGTATTTCCTACCTGGGAGAACCTCTCCCTGTGACTGGAAGTAAGCCAGGGCAATGCACAGATCAGGGGGGGTCCCTTTCCTGCCGAGGAGAGTCCCAAGGGGAGCCAGAGGAAGCCATTTCAATTACTTTGAGAAGCCTCAACTCTAGGTGGGCAGGGCCTTACCTGTGACAGTCAGATACCCAGATCAGTGGGGAGGTGACCAAAAAAAAGCGAGTGCCTCAGGGTGGTCCCTGAAGTACCCTGGCAAATGGACAGCCCCTGACCCTTCTGGAGTCTCCTGCCAGAAATGCTGGGGTTTTTCCCCAGGACCCCTGACATacctttaggggaaaaaaaggtagaatTCATTGAGCAACATCTCACTTTCGATttgcagagaaattaaatatagtGAAACGATTTCATATGTGGATGCTTTGTCTACCTCGGCCCAtcaattcctttcctttcctctaaggGTGCTGAACACAGGGCATCTGAGAGCTGATGAGATCTGGGAAATGCCAGGGGCACTTGAGTCTCCCTCACCAACACACTTTTCCTCGGTCATCTAACCCCTGCTTTGGGGGCCTTGAGGTTTTCACAGGAAGCGAAGAAAGAGAATATACACCAAAGAAAGATCCTGGAGACCGGGTGTGTTCCAAGTGTGAgatcaatttctttttattgccatcttaacaaaaATACTTGGGAAGGCAATCTTTGATTCCAGCATCGGAGGGCAGGGCAATGGCAGGCAATAGTCAAGCCATCGGGCTGTCGGACAGGGGAGTATTCAGTTTGGGGGAGCAGGAACCCCCAGAGaaccacagattgggagaaggaGCCCAGGACACAGGGACACTGCAGTTGTCCTCCATTCTCCCGCCACGGGGCTAAGCTTGGGCTGGGGTTAGAAGCAGGACTCCAGGAATGGCGGCAGCAGGCCCTGGGCATAGCAGTCCTCCCAGACCCCACCCAACTATGGCTCTAGAGGGCAGGTGTGGCAGGATGGAGGGTTGGGATATGAGTCAGCCTCAGGCCAGGGAGCAAAGAGGACACACAGCTGAGCTGCACCCACGTCAGAGCTGAGCTTGCATCCGCCactccccgcctccctccctaACTCTAAGAACCCGGCTGTCTCCCCACACTCCAAAACCAAACACGAAGCTTCGAGATGTGTGTAGCTAATGCATACGCAGCCCAAGCAAGCAGAGGCAAGGCATGCTGGAACCTGGAACGGGACAGGAGCCCTGCTGGGCTCTGCAGGGGCCAGAGGAGGGGTCGCCTTCTGGATCCTGAGACCTAGGTCCTACTTCTCCCCAGCCACTGGCTGTCAGCCTTCGcgccggggcggggtggggtgcaCTCACACCCTAAACGCTGCTGTCGCCTCCCACGGAAACCCCGAAGAGCTTGGCAGGGGCAGGAGCAACGCCCCTCCCAAGTCCCACATCTGGTCTCTGACAGGGGAGCTGGAGAAACCCACAGACCTGGCTTCCAGTCCTGGCCCCCCGACCGACTGCTGTTTCATTTGTGTGAAATGCAGATGAGGATGGTAATAATGATGACCATAATACCCGACTTGGCTGCCTGTCCCACTGTCCTGAGGACCCACTGAGATCACACGTCTGCGAGCGCAGGGAGAAACGTAAAGTGCTCTAAGAATGCCGGGTAGTCTTCCCCTTCCTCCGACGTCACCCCCCTCTTCTCCCCGCTCCACAAAAGGCAAGCATGGCAGCTGAGCACACGAGCGAGGGCAAGCGGAAGGCCAAGGCAGGGGCGCCACCCGCCGGGGCTCGgagccctggggggtggggggcacagacCCCTCCTGGAAGGGCTGAGCTCTGCTTGCCCATTCTCGGGCCTCACCCTCCTCGAAAGCAGCCGCATGAGGGCCGGGGTGGCTGACGCGGCAGCCCTGAGGATGGAGAGCAGGATTCCATTCAGATGCTCCCCATTCTCGCGCCCCCTTTCCCTGCAAGGCCTGTCGCTACGGGGTGCAGACCAAGAGGAGGCTGACCCCCCAGGCCAAGCAAGCATCAAGCAGGtagcttttcctgcatcttgAGCACCTGCCAAAGATGAGGGAGTAGGGCTGAGCCCAGGGCAGCCAACCTGTACGCGGTGAGGAGATGACCGTCCCCCCAACACCCTACAAGGGTCTTCGATCTTGGACACAAGAGACTGGCCCCTGTCTCAAGGCCAGACAGCCCTCCTCCATCTCTCTTCCTCCCAGTGCAGACTGGCCGGCTTAGAAACTGTGCTTTCTCTTCCGAGACCTGGTAGTCCGTGCGTGGGCCGGCGCTGGGAGCGCCTCTGGGGGCTCCGCTGGGGGAGCCTCGGCCTGCGGGGTGGAGCCTGTGGGCGCTGCCCCGTCGGGCCCCCGCTGAGATGCCTGGACCCCATCCCGGATCTCTGTCAGCGTCTGGCACATCTGGCTGACACGGCTGGTCAGCTCGGCCATGGCCTGGCCGATGGCCTGCATGCCGTTTGCCATGTCCCGGTGCACGGTCACCAGCTCCTGGCAGAACTGCCGCAACACCTCAGTCTGCTGGGCGTGGGTGTGGAGGAGCTGCCAGTCAAGGCCTGTGCTGGGTGGGCTGGGGTGCGGCCGAGGGGCCCTGCAGGCGGCCTGGGCCTGAGGCGAGGGCCGGGGCAGGGCCTCGGGCTTGGGGCCCACTGTCTCGGACTGgtcggaggaggaggaggagcggaGCAGGGTGGGCCTGGCCAGGGAGGCCTCTTCCTCTGGTGACGGCTGCAGGGGTCCCCGGAGTGGCTGCCTCGAGGGCCCGGGTGTCTCCTCATCTTCATCATCTTGGGggacaaaaaacaaagaagggaaaATGATTACAACTGCGAGAAAGAAGGCAGCCCTGGGCTCGGACGCACCCCGCAAAGTTACCTagcctccccccaccctgctACCCCCTCAGCCTCGTTCggcacctgccccctccccacccacccgtGGAGAAGCACCTGCTCCCTAGATCCCTGAGGTGCTCGGGCCAGGCACCTCTGGGGGGACAGGTGAGCATGAACAGtgcccaggtccccaggtccccttCCTTGTACAGGAACAGCGACTTTCTAGTGGGACCCCAGCCCCAGTGATGGCATGTCAACCCAAGGgctcacttcctctctctgcGGCTCAGTTTCTGCAAAGCAAAGGCAACGACTGCTCTACCTACCTCCCCGACCACTTGCCCACCTAGCAGGGTTGTTAAGACTACACAAGAGGACAGACAGAAGGGCACTCTGCAAAGCTCGAAGAGCGACACCTGCCAAAAGGTACTATGATGCTCTAGGCCGCCCTGAGTTCCCGCCTCCATGCGGCCATTTCTGAGCTGCTTGGGGCCACCTTGTGGCCCTGCTGGAATCTGCAGCTTTAGGTCATAGAGGGGGAAGCTGACAGGCTGGAGAAGGGAGGCAAGGGATGGCTCTGGGACAGACAAGCCCAGACGATGCAGAGCAGATCTACCTGGGCGACCAGCCCTGCCGCCCCCTCAGCGCCCCAAGGCAGGCTACCTGAGCAGACACATCCCTTCTACCTGGAGCACCTGACGGCGCACAGGGACCATCAGACAGACTGCTACTTGTGACCAGTCGCAGGGAGGGGCCCAGCCCTGCACACGCGGGTCTCGGCGGCTCTCTCATGAGCTGGTTCCCACAGCAAGAGTGAAAAATATACAGGCTGACCCTCCTGACAGGCACATCTCCCTGCCTGTACCTGGGGGGCTGAATTCAGAACCACCCCGGGGAGGTGACCGGAAGACAGACAGATTCACGTTGCCCTGAGCCGCATGCCTCCGAAGGGTCCCGGCATCTCACTTGGGCCAGCACAGTAAGAGAGCCTAGAGCCTCATGACCCCCACTTGGCGGACACGCATTCTGGAAGGGCAGGGCTGAAAGAAGTGGGACGGGCTGCGGTGATGCTGCACCCTCCCTTTCAGGGCCTCATTCCACCCAGCCCCTAGCCAAGTGCCGTAGCAGCTGGGAAAAGGAGGCCTGGACCAGCCTGCGGTGGAGGGGTCCTGGGCCCCCTGCCCAGTTCAGGTCACATTTGGTAACCTCATTACCTTTGGTCTCGGGGAGACAGAAGGATGAGCAAGACAGAATTTAAGGAGCAGACGTCACTAGATGCTAGCCTCCTTCTTTTTCTCATAATTAGGTAGCATCTTCCTGAAACTTGGGAATACACTGATTCAGCGGGAGCTGGCAGACCCAGGTTCAAGTCCTCATTCTGAATCTAGCTCTGAGACCACCTCTGGAGCTGGAGCTTAACTACCTCATCTGGACAACATGGAAGTCGGACTGGAtgatctcttccttctttcctagttCTTAATATCTGACTCTGAATGGCCACCTGTCAGGAGCCCCAGCCAGACAGGAAATTAGCAAGCTCCCTGCGGCAAGGGGCCTGGGAAGGGAAGGCTGGGTCTTTGTGAACCATCTTCCCGAGCGTTGGCGTCCCTGGAGCCCTGCTGCCCGGCTGGTCTCTCAGAAGCCGGACAGCCTCCAGCTGGGACCGCGGGCTGCGAGTGGGGGGCAGGTGTGTGCAGAAGCAGAGCTGAAGGGGGTGCAGCCCCAGCAGGGAAGGGCCTCGAGTGCTCCCCCTTCTGGTGAGGCCCGATAAGCACTACAGCCCCAAAGGACATCCCGTGTAGGCCAGGAGATTCcacaccccccaacccctggcatcCAAGTTCATCCTGAGAcacaggaagcagagaggaaagagggagacgAATGCTGAGGGAGCAGAGGGGTGGAGGGGGCCATGGGAAGGGGACCcagagcagagagggaggagTCCTAAGGAGAGCCTTGGGGCGGGGGTTTGGGGGGAGGTTGGGCAGAAAGAGGCAGAgtgcagagagaagagaaggcagcATGGCACTGCGGAGGGGAGTGTGGAAGtaacacagaaataaagacactcGGAATAGACAGACAGAAAGCACTGAGCTTTTGGGGCCTGGGACTTGGCTGGCTTCCTCTCGCGCCCCTCCCCCTCGCCTGctacacggggcttccctggctcCTCTCTGTTCCTGGAACGTGCCAAGCGCCTTCCTGATGCAGGGCCTCGGGGCCTCGTACATGCTGTTCTGCCTGcgaggccctcccctcccctgcgcTGCGCCCCACAGCCCACGCGTACCGGCCGGCTTAACTCTTCCTCACCCTTGGTCGCAGTTCAACTGTCATTCCCGGGAGCCTTCCCCAGCCTCGGTGGACGGCCAGTCCCCCACTCCTGCTCTCAGACAGGccgctacataatttgcagggtcGAATGCAACACGAAAATGCGGGCGCCTCGTTCAAAAACTAGTCTGAGTTTCAGGAAGGCAACCGAGGAGCAGTTAGCCCAGCTCCGGCCCTTGAGAGCGACAGGTCGCACACCCAAGGAGTCAGCCCTGCTCTCAGGACCTCCTGTATTTGTCCTTCATGCCTTCTTTCAAATTTCCTTGCGCAATTATTTAATTAAAGTGTGTTTATTCTCACGAGTTTAAGGAACTTCCCAAGAGCAGGGGCAGGGTAGGTTTTATACCCATCTCTGTCTTCCCAGCTCCCAACGCAACTCCTGGCACGGTGTTCAGGAAATATTCTCGAATGAATGAAGGGAAAGAGGTAGAGAGGACAgaagtgggggaaggagggaaggatggaatGACGGGGCGAGGCAGAGAGGGACAGGAGAAAGAAGGCAGGTGCAGGGGACTTcgccaggggtgggtggggaacaGGCAGGCGGAGCCTGGGGCGGGGAAGCGGGCGGTACTCACAGCTGGTCGAAGGGCTGTCGGTGCCATCCAGTTCCACCCTGGGGAAGCCGTGCCCGGAGCGGGCTGTGAGCAGCGCTGACTCGATGGCCCTCTCATGGGCAGTGAGCACGATGGCGGgggcccggcccccagcccctgggcccgACAGGGACTTCTGCATGAAGGCCAGCTTGTCCTTGGTCCTCCGTTTCATGTCATCCCATCTGTGCTTAATGTCCTTGACGGAGCGGGGGACCTGGCTGACGGAGGTGATTTTCCGAGCTATGCCTTCCCAAATCTTGTCCCTGTCGGCATGGGACAGCCGCATGGTCTCCCTCCCAAAGAGAACCGCTTCGTGGTGGGTCACCTCCGTGACCAGAATGTCCAGCTCCTCCTTGGAGAACTTGGGCTTCCTCTTACGCTCAGCCAGGGGCACCACGTTCCTTGGGTTGAATATCCCACAAAGCACAATTGGGTAAATGACCGTCAACGCGGCAGGCCTCCTCCTTCCTAATTGCCGGCCCCCAGCCGGGGAGCCAGGAGGCACCTGGGCGCCCTCGCCCGCTCACCACCACCACACCCTCTTCCTAGCGACAGGCCCCTTCCACTGCTCCTTGGAGGGCAGGAGGAGACGCGGCGTACTCGATGCGAGTGCTGGACGGAGCCGGACGCCTTCAGTTTCAGGCCCTGCCTCGCCTCTGCCTAGCTGTGAGAGCCAGGGCCGCTCAGCAGCCTCTGCTGGTCCCACTCTCTCCATCCGGAACCCGAGTAACAACTGCACCAACCTAGGGGCTTGTTACTAAGGAGGCAAAAGCACAGCGATGTAAAAGAGCTTTAAAGCCCTAAACGGGAATAAAGGATCCTtattggggttagggtgaggccaTTGCCTCTACAAAGCGATCTTTACATAGGGCCATAGACCCCAGTGGCTTGGAGGAAGACTTAAACAGTGAGACTATTTACAGTGGGCTTCCATGGGGTGTGGCCTCGCTGGTGATGCCCATGATCAGGGCGTGGCCACAGAAAGCTTGTTCTGTCCTGCGGCTCTTCCCCTTCCCAGTCTCCCCAGTCCCCACCTCTGGGTGTGTACAGGCTTCCCTCCCACTGGAGCGCTGGCTGGCAGCAGCTCCTTTGGGGGTGGGCTGCTGTGCTTTTTGGCAGCTCATGGGTAGAATGTGAGGACCCCATGAGCACCCATCGGGAGACAGGTTCCACTTTGATGGAGACCAGGAACGACCTCGGCTTCCATCTGCACAGAGCAGCCAGGGGCCCTGGGCATGGGCACAGTGCAGCCCTGACCCCTCTGGCCTGGCACCTACCCTGGCTCTGCAACTCAGTATCTCCACAGTGTGGTTCTGTCCACTCTTTAACTCATGCCCAAGGTCCCAAAGATCCATCCAAGAGAAGAACCTAGGATATGGAGGGAGCGTGATTCACTCCTCTGGCAGGTGCCGAAGCCACAGCAAGAGACAAGGGCACAAAGATCCTTCAGCCTTcacctccccccccgcccccgaatATCACAGCCCAGGAGGCAGGAGAAGAAGTCCGAGACTCTGTCACCTGGCCAAGACAGTGacaggggccggggctggggcctgggccttGCACTCAGACAGGCTTTGGATGAGAGGCTGAGTCTCCTGTGCAAACCCCGCTTCCCCCAGTACCACCTCCAAGACCTGCCAGGAAGAGTTCATTCAGGGCTTCCTAATCTCACCATTTGGGATCAGGAAATTCtttgttggtgggggagggggcgtcCTGGACAACGCAGGATCTTTATCAGCTTCCTTGCTTTCTGCTCGACAGAAACCAGCAGCATCTAGCCGCAGgtgtgacaaccagaaatgtctcaAGGCGCTGCCAAATGCCTCCCGGGGACAAAAGAGCCTGTGGTTGTTGGCCACTGATTTCATTAAGGCAGAGCACCCCGCGTAGTGCTGCCATCAAGTCAACGGTCATCACGTGGGTGCCCATTCTCTTCCTGGCCTACCACTTCAGGTTTGAGGAAATTAACCAACTCCATTCGATCATCTGCAAGAGCCTAAGCTGTGACAGTGCTAGTGAGAGTGTCTGAAAATTAGGAGGGGCTGTACAAATGGAAGCCATATATGAAGGGGAAAGGAGGGTTCCCAGGATGAACTGGCTTTCCCCTCACTCCAACTACCACCACAAGGCCATCTCCCTGGCAACAAACCATACACCCAAACCCAACCTACTCCTTGAATCTGTAATGAGATGAGGGCCCACCAGCTGTGACAACCTTGGCGCCACCTTGGATCAGAATGGGTCTTGGAGCAGGAACAGGACAGATCCCAGGCCAGCAAGATAGCAGTAGCTGAACCCACCCCACACAAGGCCCAGGAAGCCATGCTGTGCCTGGTCCCTTGTGTACAAGCAGAAAGAACACTGGCCTAGACGTTCAGAGATGTTCTGCCACTGACTGCATGATCTGTTCTGTTCTGCCACTGACTGCATGATCTTGAGTAAGAcccagccctgctctgggcctcggtttAGCACTGTAGCGTGAAGATCAgaacagagcagtggttctcaacaccAGCGGCGCATCAGAATCACtctggagagctttaaaaattaCCAATGTCCTGGGCTCAGCCCCAGCCTGATTAAGTCAGAATTGCTGGGGTGCTAGATGTCCACTCAGTTAGTACAGATGATGAATCCCCTTCTTTGCGGTTACAGTAAAGCCTTGTCCCGGCCAAAGCTTCAGTGCAGAAAGGCCTGACCCAGACTGCACTCAAACACACTCTCCTTTGCTTGCCTAGAGCCAGACCAGAGCTACAGGCCAGGGGTCTGGGCCATGCAGCCCATCTGACGACCTGCCGGACACCTGGTCCCCACTTCCCACTTCTGAGTCTTTGCTCACCATGTCCTCAAATGAAATCCCAGCCCCTTTGAAGGCCCAGCTCAaaggccctccccacccctgctttcaTCTGAGCCCTCCCAGCGTATTGTCCGTGCCTCCATCAGACAGCCTTATTAGAAAAAGCAATTTCCACGGCGGAAGGTGTGAGTCCTGGGAGGGCcaggggggcagggctgggcccatCCATCTAGGGCGCCCAGTACAGGCTCTGACTCGCCGCAGGTGCTCAGGAATGGGTGGTGGGTTGCATGTGCTAAGCTGACCTGCACCCAGTGGTCGGGGAGAAGAAGAGGGCAGAGGTGGCCATCCACCTTCCTGGAGCCACTTTCAGGGCACGGCTGACCTGATGATGTGaaagggggctggggagtgggtgcCTGTCCCCACAGCGCAAGGCTGGGGCCCGCCTGTCCCTCGGTGCCTCTGCTTCTGCACCTGTTAAATGACGATGAGGACAGTGGCCCCGACAAATAAGAGGGTGAATCCTTAAGTGCCCCGGAGAGTGCAAGCTGCAGCCCACACATCAGCGGGCAGTGGGGCGCCAGGGAAGGGGACTGGAGAGCTCACCACAGCCTCCCCACCTCAAACCAATTTCTCCTCATTTGCTTGGCACGTCTCAGGGTTTAAATCCAGCAATCTCCCTCTTAGGGAGGCCCTGACTGCCCTCCCTCCAAGCACAATCCCTCCTCGACCCCCCAGCCCCACGGGGCACAGAACTGCACAAACACCGACAGTGGGCCTGATCCACGGCGCGGTTCTGCCCCTGGGTCCAGCCCTCCGaggcctcccttccctcccaaccCAGCTCCTAACCCCCGTCACAGCTCCTGAATCCCAAAGAGAGGCCACCAAGGAGACAATGAGGCAAGCCCGACCTCCCACACTGCTGGCTGACCCCACCAGGCACGGCCCCCCAGCACACCACACAGGCCAGCAGCACAGAACCCAAAGGAGCGCCCTCGGTCCCGAGCTCAGCTCGGCCGcctctgggtgaccttggaccagTCTCCTGCTCTCTCTGGCTGGCCGTGAAGGATCCTTCTGGCGCAAACTTCTGTCCCAAGCAATGGACAAAACCAGTCTAGCAATCGAAAACTGAGCTAGAGACTGTGCCCTTTTCTCTGGGGGCCTTTTAAACAATGGCTGGGGGCTGCCCTGGGATGATTCCTGCACCCCTCCAGCCGGAGTCTGCCTGTGAGAGGTGTCAGAGTCCTGTGGCGGGGACACCCGCCCCCCATATGGGAATGCTGCCAGGAGCCTGGGGCCTAGGGCCTCCAGAAACACTGACAAGTGTGTCCCCGTAAATGACTGGTCTGGCCACAGGCCTCCTCCAGAGCCCCCTGAGGGAAGCCTGGGGAAGCTGGAGGGTTGGTCCCCCAGAGCTAGACACATCCCTGCAAAGAGCGGTCCGGGGCCTTCAGGGACCTCTACCACTGGAGACCCTAAAGGCCCAACATGCTCCCTTGGCCTCCTTTCCAGCGTTCGGGCAAGGCTCCCGGGAAATCAGCAGAGAGCAGAACTCACCTCATCCAGTTGGCTTTAGTCTCATCTGACCCATCGATGGACTTGTAGCGGTTGTTCTTGTCCACAAtctggaagacagagagagagtctAGAATGGGCATCCTCGAGGGGGCTCTCGTGTCCCTGGACTCCTCTCCAGACCAGGGCCCAGGGACACCACACAGAACCTTCCCGTGCCCTCCCACTACAATGCCCCCACTGCTGCAGGACTGACCTCCCCACCCGAGCTGGGGCAGGAATCCCATCTCCCTCCTCTATCTTGATAGAATACCCAGCAACATGGCCAACAAGTGGCACTTCCAATAGCATCATGTTGCACCAACAGTTAAATTcagtccttcctctctctctatgGTTTCCGTGGGAGACGGAGGCTGGCACGGGGTGACTAGGCATACGTGATTTCAGAGGGCTTCTCCTCTCCCCAGTCTCTAAATGTTCAAGAGCCTCAGGGTTTGCGATGGGCCCCTTCATCTTctataaaattgtctttatttcatcATCTCTTTCGAATCAGAGTTCAGCTGGATATGGAATTCTAGACAgatgaagtttattttctttcaacaaataaagACTGCCAAAAAGGCTGCCATAGGCACTTAAGCAACCTACTGTTAGTCTAGTGTTGTTCTTTCATGGATAATCTGTCTATAGTAAATTTTAAGACTTCCCCTGTATtcttgattttctgcagtttcaCTATGTGGTTTTGAAATggagatttactttttaaaattctcctcATTACTGGTCGAGCACATTACTTGATAAGGACTTATTTCAAT
It encodes:
- the PRDM11 gene encoding PR domain-containing protein 11 isoform X2, which produces MTENMKECLAQTKAAVGEMVTVVKTEVCSPLRDQEYGQPCSRRPDPSAMEVEPRKLKGKRDLIMPKSFQQVDFWFCESCQEYFVDECPNHGPPVFVSDTPVPVGIPDRAALTIPQGMEVVKEASGENDVRCINEVIPKGHIFGPYEGQISTQDKSAGFFSWLIVDKNNRYKSIDGSDETKANWMRNVVPLAERKRKPKFSKEELDILVTEVTHHEAVLFGRETMRLSHADRDKIWEGIARKITSVSQVPRSVKDIKHRWDDMKRRTKDKLAFMQKSLSGPGAGGRAPAIVLTAHERAIESALLTARSGHGFPRVELDGTDSPSTSYDEDEETPGPSRQPLRGPLQPSPEEEASLARPTLLRSSSSSDQSETVGPKPEALPRPSPQAQAACRAPRPHPSPPSTGLDWQLLHTHAQQTEVLRQFCQELVTVHRDMANGMQAIGQAMAELTSRVSQMCQTLTEIRDGVQASQRGPDGAAPTGSTPQAEAPPAEPPEALPAPAHARTTRSRKRKHSF